The following are encoded together in the Streptomyces sp. NBC_00358 genome:
- a CDS encoding serine/threonine protein kinase codes for MAKAQDSAGDLIAGRHRLLDVVLREEGRTVWHGEDTAFGRPVVLTRSRVAEPGDEGTRGEGTPGGGTRETAAERIVRVAEILGPACPGQVAAVLDVVEGDGFVWTVTERPPGTPLTELLLRGPVDPVRAARIGLGVLDVLTAAHREGVPHGELGPSQVWTDEQDTVTVTGFGSTAAATIATRVTDPSYASPEQARGQGRAPATDLWALGALMYALVEGRPVVRDRGQMESTLRAVDRLPVRSPRRAGPLAPAVLGLLRWDPEERVPESVVRESLTRILRQNLEETTPPEPLPDFFDPRGDFRAGDTGEGSTGRSRKGLSVGRPVLLGGALAVTVAAVAVFASMGGPKDGDDTAASGPAPTRTASGAPSASPSAPGSPPGRTPTASTGPSRSPSPSPTAGAGLPAGFSLYRAPQGFAVALPSAWKPLETQTSDDRAYRVTFGASGDPRTLAVTYSTQLGPDPVAVWSALEPALRADSTGYERVGDIQPVTYHGMKGADMEWYSVSQGVRVRTFGRGFLIGDHRGFSLRWTTPADDWDTTANRQALKTFLDTFRPNAK; via the coding sequence ATGGCCAAGGCGCAAGACTCCGCGGGCGACCTGATCGCCGGGAGACACCGGCTGCTCGATGTCGTCCTGCGCGAGGAGGGGCGGACCGTCTGGCACGGCGAGGACACCGCCTTCGGGCGGCCCGTCGTCCTGACCCGGTCCCGCGTCGCCGAGCCCGGGGACGAGGGGACCCGGGGCGAGGGGACACCGGGCGGGGGGACCCGGGAGACCGCCGCCGAGCGGATCGTGCGCGTGGCCGAGATCCTCGGCCCGGCCTGTCCCGGCCAGGTGGCCGCGGTGCTCGACGTGGTCGAGGGAGACGGCTTCGTATGGACCGTCACGGAGCGGCCCCCCGGCACTCCGCTGACGGAACTCCTCCTGCGGGGTCCCGTCGACCCTGTGCGGGCGGCCCGCATCGGGCTCGGAGTCCTCGACGTCCTCACCGCCGCCCACCGCGAGGGAGTTCCCCACGGCGAACTCGGACCGAGCCAGGTGTGGACCGACGAACAGGACACGGTCACCGTGACCGGGTTCGGATCGACGGCGGCGGCCACAATCGCTACGCGCGTCACCGATCCCTCGTACGCCTCCCCCGAACAGGCCCGTGGCCAGGGCCGCGCGCCGGCCACGGACCTCTGGGCGCTGGGCGCGCTGATGTACGCGCTGGTGGAGGGCCGGCCGGTGGTGCGGGACCGGGGCCAGATGGAGTCCACGCTCCGGGCGGTGGACCGGCTGCCGGTCAGGTCCCCGCGGCGCGCGGGGCCGCTGGCGCCCGCCGTGCTGGGCCTGCTGCGCTGGGACCCCGAGGAGAGGGTGCCCGAATCCGTCGTGCGCGAGTCCCTGACGCGCATCCTCCGGCAGAACCTCGAAGAGACGACGCCGCCCGAGCCGCTGCCCGACTTCTTCGATCCCCGGGGTGACTTCCGCGCCGGGGACACGGGTGAGGGGAGTACGGGCCGCTCCCGGAAAGGCCTGTCCGTCGGGCGGCCGGTTCTGCTGGGCGGGGCGCTCGCCGTCACCGTCGCCGCCGTCGCGGTGTTCGCCTCGATGGGCGGGCCGAAGGACGGGGACGACACCGCGGCGTCCGGCCCCGCACCGACGCGGACCGCCTCCGGCGCGCCGTCCGCGTCCCCCTCCGCTCCCGGCTCGCCCCCCGGCCGGACGCCCACGGCGTCCACCGGGCCGTCCCGCTCCCCCTCCCCCTCCCCCACCGCCGGCGCGGGACTGCCGGCCGGCTTCTCCCTCTACCGGGCGCCCCAGGGCTTCGCCGTCGCCCTCCCGTCGGCCTGGAAGCCCCTGGAGACACAGACCTCCGACGACCGGGCCTACCGGGTGACCTTCGGCGCGAGCGGTGACCCGCGCACGCTGGCGGTCACCTACAGCACCCAGCTCGGCCCGGACCCCGTCGCCGTCTGGAGCGCCCTGGAGCCCGCGCTGCGTGCCGACTCCACCGGCTACGAACGGGTCGGCGACATCCAGCCGGTCACCTATCACGGCATGAAGGGCGCCGACATGGAGTGGTACTCGGTGTCGCAGGGAGTACGGGTGCGCACGTTCGGCCGCGGCTTCCTCATCGGCGACCACCGGGGCTTCTCGCTGCGCTGGACGACCCCGGCGGACGACTGGGACACCACCGCCAACCGGCAGGCGCTGAAGACGTTCCTCGACACCTTCCGGCCGAACGCCAAGTGA
- the tgmB gene encoding ATP-grasp ribosomal peptide maturase — protein MTVLILTAEQDVTADMVVAKLHDRGVPMVRLDPADLPGKAVLSADYAHGDFDGYLSVNGHVLSMGGLRSVWVRRPGEPAAHAAEPSAWLTAETRQALFGMLYSASTRWMNHPRRAEQARHKPWQLRVAHSSGFAVPPTVITTAPRVAQEFVQEYGQVVVKSASGPPPGEPPAALPTTLVGPGTDFSGVAAGPALLQRYIPKRADIRLTGIGTRLFAARKAAEPGQVDGRFGETGNGWEPTPVPHRIARSVHDYLAFTGLAYAAFDFAEDAEGIWWFLECNQGGQFGFVELETGQPIADEVAVWLAQRRPGLRIPEGH, from the coding sequence ATGACGGTTCTCATACTCACGGCCGAACAGGACGTCACCGCCGACATGGTGGTGGCCAAACTGCACGATCGGGGCGTGCCCATGGTGCGCCTCGATCCCGCCGACCTGCCCGGCAAGGCGGTGCTGTCCGCCGACTACGCCCACGGTGACTTCGACGGCTATCTGTCGGTCAACGGCCATGTGCTCAGCATGGGAGGCCTGCGTTCCGTGTGGGTGCGCAGACCGGGCGAGCCGGCGGCCCACGCCGCCGAGCCCTCGGCCTGGCTCACCGCCGAGACCAGGCAGGCCCTGTTCGGCATGCTCTACTCGGCCTCGACCCGCTGGATGAACCACCCGCGCCGCGCCGAGCAGGCCCGGCACAAGCCCTGGCAGCTACGGGTGGCGCACAGCAGCGGATTCGCGGTGCCGCCCACCGTCATCACGACCGCTCCCCGGGTGGCCCAGGAGTTCGTCCAGGAGTACGGGCAGGTGGTGGTGAAGTCTGCCTCGGGGCCGCCGCCCGGCGAGCCGCCGGCGGCCCTGCCCACCACGCTGGTCGGTCCCGGCACGGACTTCTCCGGTGTGGCGGCGGGTCCCGCGCTGCTCCAGCGCTACATTCCCAAGCGCGCCGACATCCGGCTCACCGGCATCGGTACCCGTCTGTTCGCGGCCCGCAAGGCCGCCGAGCCCGGCCAGGTCGACGGCCGGTTCGGTGAGACCGGCAACGGCTGGGAGCCCACACCGGTGCCCCACCGCATCGCCCGCTCGGTCCACGACTACCTCGCCTTCACCGGACTCGCCTACGCGGCCTTCGACTTCGCCGAGGACGCCGAGGGCATCTGGTGGTTCCTGGAGTGCAACCAGGGGGGCCAGTTCGGCTTCGTCGAGCTGGAGACCGGGCAGCCCATCGCCGACGAGGTCGCCGTATGGCTGGCGCAGCGAAGACCCGGTCTCCGTATCCCGGAAGGACATTGA
- the tgmA gene encoding putative ATP-grasp-modified RiPP yields the protein MRPFTLNYAQPSGQSAAVPPYHFDVSLQLNVLPDGRPAVSDRALLMATGTTTSTAGSQTHFDD from the coding sequence GTGCGACCGTTCACTCTCAACTACGCCCAGCCCTCAGGGCAGTCGGCCGCAGTACCCCCGTACCACTTCGACGTGTCCCTGCAACTGAACGTGCTGCCCGACGGCCGCCCGGCCGTCAGCGACCGCGCGTTGCTGATGGCGACCGGCACCACGACGTCGACGGCCGGTTCCCAGACGCACTTCGACGACTGA